The Gimibacter soli genome includes a region encoding these proteins:
- a CDS encoding chromosome segregation SMC family protein, with translation MQFTRLRLSGFKSFVDPTELLIEPGLTGVVGPNGCGKSNLLEAIRWVMGENRAKSLRGSGMDDVIFAGTDRRSPRNLAEVTLVLENRDRNGPAGFNDEDLIEVTRRIERDSGSAYRINGKDVRQKDVQLLFADAATGAHSPALVSQGRIGNLINAKPQDRRAILEEAAGISGLHTRRKEAELRLRAAEGNLVRVQDVIQAMESQIAGLKRQAKQAVRYREISADIRRAEGSLLFLRWKMAADEVLELERAFRAAEAEVADVSAALAAASERSAEKAATLPALREADAVTAAALQRVLIERDNLAAELQRRRETAATLRATLEQIAADRAREEVNGGDATEALTRLKGERERLEAARDAEKDGEVAAREALDAAARAASAAEADYDKESERTAETRARKSSFESDRIAVNRRREQLEAESARIEREKESLAADDETAASVTAAEKAITVAEEALASLSLKLTELEAATQEARTARGEADSARAELAGALKALTAEVSGLRSLLAEPAAGAGRPVSFDLKAEPGFEAALGAALGEEAEAGLDAAAARHWLAAPAFAGINWPQGIVPLTSFVSGPDVLSRRLSLVGLVANDALLGDLAALVALLKPGQMVVTKDGLLIRADGFVVKAGAPTRAAQRLAHANRLAELEKELAAREAAMAEAVAAAEAAIATHEAARNAERIARDARQAAERTLADARRAHMAAMEAAARRENRLTALTDTAERLKREAADVAAQLEEIDARLAGLPDIAGLEGELASRRSQVEALRAGLAAARATYDGLRREAAARAERLLSIASEMKAWESRAEGAIRQIAELDERTESTKAQLAAVEAAPEEMAAREQALMDAKAKAEAARHESAEALLAAERALADEDRALRNVQERHAAAREGMIRAEAAVEVAGTKRKDIALQIGERFECDPASVLEKVGAPTSDSLPDAMVIEHQFESLKRERDRLGAVNLRADEELTEIEVQMTHLSGERDDLEAAIARLRGAIGSLNREGRERLLAAFEVVNRHFGELFVTLFGGGAAHLELTESDDPLEAGLEIFASPPGKRLQALSLLSGGEQALTALSLIFAVFITNPAPICVLDEVDAPLDDANVERFCNLLDEMTARTDTRFLIVTHNAVSMARMNRLFGVTMAERGISTLVSVDLERASELREAG, from the coding sequence ATGCAGTTCACGCGGCTCAGGCTTTCGGGGTTCAAATCCTTTGTCGATCCGACCGAGCTTCTGATCGAGCCCGGCCTGACGGGCGTTGTCGGGCCGAACGGCTGCGGCAAATCCAACCTTCTTGAAGCCATCCGCTGGGTGATGGGCGAAAACCGGGCCAAGAGCTTGCGCGGCTCCGGCATGGATGACGTGATTTTCGCAGGCACCGACCGCCGCTCACCCCGCAATCTGGCCGAGGTCACCCTCGTTCTTGAAAACAGGGACAGGAACGGCCCCGCCGGTTTCAATGATGAAGACCTGATCGAGGTCACCCGCCGGATCGAACGGGATTCAGGCTCTGCCTACCGCATCAACGGCAAGGATGTGCGCCAGAAAGACGTGCAGTTGCTGTTCGCGGACGCCGCCACCGGGGCGCACAGCCCGGCGCTCGTCAGCCAGGGCCGGATCGGCAACCTGATCAACGCCAAACCGCAGGACCGCCGCGCGATCCTCGAAGAAGCTGCTGGTATTTCCGGCCTGCATACCCGCCGCAAGGAAGCCGAACTGCGCCTCAGGGCCGCAGAGGGCAACCTTGTCCGCGTGCAGGATGTGATCCAGGCGATGGAAAGCCAGATCGCGGGCCTGAAGCGTCAGGCCAAGCAGGCAGTGCGCTACCGTGAGATTTCGGCCGATATCCGCCGCGCTGAAGGCAGCCTTCTGTTCCTGCGCTGGAAAATGGCGGCGGACGAAGTGCTGGAACTTGAACGCGCCTTCCGGGCGGCTGAAGCCGAGGTCGCGGACGTTTCGGCGGCACTGGCTGCCGCCTCCGAGCGCAGCGCTGAAAAGGCCGCCACGCTCCCGGCCCTGCGTGAAGCGGATGCCGTTACCGCTGCCGCCCTGCAGCGCGTGCTCATAGAACGGGACAATCTCGCCGCTGAACTGCAGCGCCGCCGTGAAACAGCAGCCACGCTCAGGGCCACGCTTGAACAGATCGCCGCTGACCGCGCCCGCGAGGAAGTGAATGGCGGCGATGCGACCGAGGCATTGACGCGCCTCAAGGGTGAACGCGAACGGCTGGAAGCGGCCCGCGATGCCGAAAAAGACGGCGAGGTCGCAGCCCGTGAGGCGCTCGATGCCGCCGCCCGTGCGGCCAGTGCTGCCGAAGCCGACTATGACAAGGAAAGCGAGCGCACAGCCGAAACTCGCGCCCGGAAATCGAGCTTTGAAAGCGACCGGATCGCCGTCAACCGTCGCCGCGAGCAGCTGGAAGCCGAATCCGCCCGTATCGAGCGCGAGAAAGAATCCCTTGCCGCCGACGATGAAACCGCCGCGAGCGTGACCGCCGCCGAAAAGGCCATCACGGTTGCTGAAGAAGCCCTCGCCAGTCTTTCCTTGAAGCTCACCGAGCTTGAGGCCGCCACGCAGGAAGCCCGCACCGCGCGCGGCGAGGCAGACAGCGCGCGGGCAGAACTGGCCGGTGCGCTGAAAGCGCTGACGGCGGAAGTGTCCGGCTTGCGGTCGCTGCTCGCTGAGCCCGCTGCCGGGGCAGGGCGGCCGGTATCGTTTGACCTGAAAGCCGAACCCGGCTTTGAAGCAGCCCTTGGCGCGGCACTCGGCGAGGAAGCGGAAGCCGGCCTTGATGCCGCGGCGGCCCGTCACTGGCTGGCAGCCCCTGCCTTCGCGGGCATCAATTGGCCGCAGGGCATCGTGCCGCTGACCAGTTTTGTCTCGGGGCCTGATGTTCTCAGTCGTCGCCTTTCGCTTGTTGGCCTTGTTGCCAATGACGCGCTTCTTGGCGATTTGGCAGCGCTTGTCGCATTGCTGAAGCCGGGCCAGATGGTCGTGACGAAAGATGGGCTTCTGATCCGGGCGGACGGTTTTGTCGTCAAGGCTGGCGCCCCGACCCGCGCGGCACAGAGGCTGGCGCATGCGAACCGGCTGGCCGAGCTTGAAAAGGAACTGGCGGCGCGCGAGGCCGCGATGGCGGAGGCCGTGGCGGCTGCCGAAGCGGCAATTGCCACGCATGAAGCGGCCCGGAATGCGGAACGGATCGCTCGCGATGCGCGGCAGGCCGCCGAGAGAACCCTCGCTGACGCCCGCCGCGCCCATATGGCCGCAATGGAAGCTGCCGCCCGCCGTGAAAACCGGCTGACCGCGCTGACGGATACGGCCGAGCGGCTGAAACGCGAAGCGGCGGATGTGGCAGCGCAGCTTGAGGAAATCGACGCCAGGCTCGCTGGCCTACCCGATATCGCCGGGCTTGAAGGCGAGCTTGCCTCCCGCCGGTCGCAAGTGGAAGCGCTGAGGGCCGGGCTTGCTGCTGCCCGCGCGACCTATGATGGCCTGCGGCGTGAAGCGGCAGCGCGGGCCGAACGGCTTCTTTCCATCGCATCAGAGATGAAGGCCTGGGAAAGCCGCGCCGAAGGGGCGATTCGCCAGATCGCCGAACTTGACGAGCGCACCGAATCCACCAAAGCCCAGCTTGCCGCTGTGGAAGCCGCGCCGGAGGAAATGGCCGCGCGCGAGCAGGCCTTGATGGACGCCAAGGCAAAGGCTGAAGCCGCCCGCCACGAAAGCGCTGAAGCCCTTCTCGCCGCCGAACGGGCGCTGGCGGATGAAGACCGCGCGCTGCGCAATGTGCAGGAACGCCATGCGGCAGCCCGCGAAGGCATGATCCGCGCCGAGGCGGCGGTCGAAGTTGCCGGCACGAAGCGCAAGGATATCGCCCTGCAGATTGGCGAGCGGTTCGAATGCGACCCGGCAAGCGTGCTCGAAAAGGTCGGCGCACCCACTTCCGACAGCCTGCCTGATGCGATGGTGATCGAACATCAGTTCGAATCGCTGAAACGCGAGCGTGACCGGCTGGGTGCGGTGAACCTGCGGGCGGACGAGGAACTCACCGAAATCGAGGTGCAGATGACGCACCTGAGCGGGGAGCGTGACGACCTGGAAGCCGCCATCGCGCGGCTGCGCGGCGCCATCGGCAGCCTGAACCGTGAGGGACGCGAGCGCCTGCTGGCCGCTTTCGAGGTGGTGAACAGGCATTTCGGCGAGCTTTTTGTCACCCTGTTCGGCGGCGGGGCCGCGCATCTGGAACTGACCGAATCCGATGATCCCCTTGAGGCAGGCCTCGAGATTTTCGCGAGCCCACCGGGCAAACGGCTGCAAGCCTTGTCGCTTCTGTCGGGCGGTGAGCAGGCACTGACGGCGCTTTCGCTGATTTTCGCGGTCTTCATCACCAATCCCGCGCCCATCTGCGTGCTTGATGAGGTGGACGCCCCGCTTGACGATGCGAATGTGGAGCGATTCTGCAATCTTCTTGATGAAATGACCGCGCGGACCGACACCCGCTTCCTGATTGTGACCCATAATGCGGTTTCCATGGCGCGGATGAACCGGCTTTTCGGCGTGACGATGGCGGAAAGGGGCATTTCGACCCTTGTTTCGGTCGATCTTGAGCGCGCAAGCGAGCTGCGCGAAGCGGGATAA
- a CDS encoding AtpZ/AtpI family protein, with translation MADEDRDARLTSLEERLRKARGDDPAETQGDGAAPDGSRSNALGIAFRIGVDLVVGAIVGAIIGYAIDGWLETKPLFLIVFLILGFAAGIRNIMREAIKLQGPDDGQA, from the coding sequence GTGGCTGACGAAGACAGGGACGCCCGCCTTACATCACTCGAGGAACGGCTGAGGAAAGCACGCGGCGACGACCCGGCGGAAACGCAAGGGGACGGCGCGGCACCGGATGGCAGCCGTTCGAACGCCCTTGGAATTGCCTTCCGTATCGGCGTTGATCTGGTTGTCGGGGCGATTGTCGGGGCCATCATCGGTTATGCGATCGATGGCTGGCTTGAGACAAAACCGCTTTTCCTGATCGTCTTCCTGATACTCGGGTTTGCAGCAGGCATCCGCAATATCATGCGCGAGGCTATCAAGCTGCAGGGGCCGGATGACGGCCAGGCGTGA
- a CDS encoding F0F1 ATP synthase subunit A encodes MAHSPLEQFQIKPIAEFSIGGIDASFTNSSAWMVAVVVAITFFLVGGMRKAALVPGRWQAMVEVFYDFVAGMVKENVGREGKAYFPFIFTLFMFILGCNLAGMLPYSFTVTSHIIVNFGLAIVVFLGVTLIGFIKHGAGFLRLFAPSGVPVWLLPLLVVIEVISYCTRPISLSVRLFANMLAGHIMMKVFAGFIISMSAVGLAGYLGAVVPFTVNVLLTGLEILVACLQAYVFTILTCIYLNDAMHPSH; translated from the coding sequence GTGGCACATAGTCCGCTTGAGCAATTCCAGATCAAACCGATCGCTGAGTTTTCGATTGGCGGGATCGACGCCTCTTTCACCAACAGCTCGGCCTGGATGGTTGCGGTCGTTGTGGCCATTACCTTCTTCCTCGTTGGTGGCATGCGTAAAGCCGCGCTCGTTCCGGGCCGCTGGCAGGCAATGGTTGAGGTCTTCTACGATTTCGTCGCCGGTATGGTGAAGGAAAACGTCGGCCGCGAAGGCAAGGCTTACTTCCCCTTCATCTTCACGCTTTTCATGTTCATCCTTGGCTGTAACCTTGCCGGGATGCTGCCCTACAGCTTCACCGTGACGAGCCATATCATCGTCAACTTCGGCCTGGCGATCGTTGTCTTCCTCGGCGTGACGCTCATCGGCTTCATCAAGCACGGCGCCGGCTTCCTGCGCCTCTTCGCCCCGTCGGGCGTGCCGGTGTGGCTGCTGCCCCTGCTTGTCGTCATCGAAGTGATCTCCTACTGCACCCGTCCGATCAGCCTGTCGGTTCGCCTCTTTGCGAACATGCTGGCCGGTCACATCATGATGAAGGTGTTCGCGGGCTTTATCATCTCGATGAGCGCTGTCGGCCTTGCCGGTTACCTCGGCGCCGTTGTGCCCTTCACCGTCAACGTTCTTCTGACGGGCCTCGAAATTCTCGTAGCCTGCCTGCAGGCCTACGTGTTCACCATCCTGACCTGCATCTATCTGAACGACGCAATGCATCCGTCGCACTAA
- a CDS encoding F0F1 ATP synthase subunit C, whose translation MELAAAKMIGAGIATLALAGIGIGLGNIFGSFLGGALRNPSAAKGQFTNLLIGFALTEATGLFALVIAFLILFT comes from the coding sequence ATGGAACTCGCAGCAGCAAAGATGATCGGTGCTGGCATCGCCACCCTCGCTCTCGCCGGTATCGGTATCGGCCTCGGCAACATTTTCGGTAGCTTCCTCGGCGGCGCACTGCGCAACCCGTCGGCTGCCAAAGGCCAGTTCACCAACCTGCTGATCGGCTTCGCGCTGACCGAGGCAACCGGCCTCTTCGCGCTCGTGATCGCCTTCCTGATCCTCTTCACCTAA
- a CDS encoding F0F1 ATP synthase subunit B family protein, whose translation MAEAQDAHTTETEAAVAGAQEAVADAHDAAVEAHTEVSQEGGLPQLNIGTYEEQLVWLFLTFVVLYIIVSRMALPRVTKVLEEREEKIAADLDAAEVQKREAEEVKAAYEAALAEARAKAQAVMVEAKAEMAAEIAKVQADLDAKLGEKAEAAEKRIAAAKAEAMASIEGVATDVTREIVTKLAGDEADDKAVAAAVKAALETAKGA comes from the coding sequence ATGGCGGAAGCTCAAGACGCGCACACCACCGAGACCGAGGCAGCCGTTGCCGGGGCCCAAGAGGCTGTGGCAGACGCACATGACGCCGCAGTCGAGGCACATACCGAAGTGAGCCAGGAGGGCGGTCTGCCCCAGCTCAATATCGGTACCTATGAAGAGCAGCTCGTTTGGCTGTTCCTCACCTTCGTCGTTCTTTACATCATCGTGTCGCGCATGGCCCTGCCGCGTGTGACCAAGGTGCTGGAAGAGCGCGAGGAAAAGATCGCGGCAGACCTTGACGCAGCCGAAGTCCAGAAGCGTGAAGCCGAAGAAGTGAAGGCCGCTTACGAAGCCGCCCTCGCCGAAGCCCGCGCCAAGGCCCAGGCCGTCATGGTTGAAGCCAAGGCCGAAATGGCAGCTGAAATCGCCAAGGTTCAGGCCGATCTCGACGCCAAGCTCGGTGAAAAAGCCGAAGCCGCCGAGAAGCGGATCGCTGCAGCGAAAGCCGAAGCGATGGCCTCGATCGAAGGTGTTGCGACGGACGTGACCCGCGAGATCGTAACCAAGCTCGCCGGTGATGAAGCCGACGACAAGGCTGTGGCCGCCGCCGTCAAGGCTGCGCTCGAAACCGCGAAAGGGGCTTGA
- a CDS encoding F0F1 ATP synthase subunit B family protein has translation MAAGEPFYLDPTFWVAGSFVVFVGGVIYAKAHKTIAAALDGRAAAIKAQIDEAAALREETAKLLSDFQRKKRDAEKEAADIVAQAKEDAKLLIAEAKADMKAMVERRTASAELKIAQAEAAAVKEVKAVAVTVAVAAATDVLADALKGAAGGKVIDAAIGDIDTLLH, from the coding sequence ATGGCTGCTGGTGAACCCTTCTACCTTGATCCGACCTTCTGGGTTGCCGGTTCGTTTGTCGTGTTTGTCGGCGGCGTGATCTACGCCAAGGCACACAAGACCATCGCCGCTGCCCTCGACGGTCGCGCTGCTGCCATCAAGGCGCAGATCGACGAAGCCGCTGCGCTGCGTGAAGAAACCGCCAAGCTTCTGTCGGACTTCCAGCGCAAGAAACGCGACGCCGAGAAGGAAGCTGCCGACATCGTGGCCCAGGCCAAGGAAGACGCGAAGCTCCTGATCGCGGAAGCCAAGGCTGACATGAAAGCCATGGTCGAGCGTCGCACTGCTTCGGCAGAGCTGAAGATCGCACAGGCCGAAGCTGCTGCCGTCAAGGAAGTGAAAGCTGTGGCTGTGACCGTTGCCGTGGCAGCTGCCACCGACGTGCTGGCGGATGCCCTCAAGGGTGCGGCCGGCGGCAAGGTGATCGACGCTGCAATCGGCGATATCGACACGCTGCTGCACTAA
- a CDS encoding cation diffusion facilitator family transporter, whose translation MILATFASMSVATILVVTKALVWWVSGSVAMLGSMADSALDLLASAITFLAVRMAVMPPDDDHRFGHGKAEAIAGLIQAGIIMASSFFILLESSARLYNPVPVQATGPVIAVSVLSIVLSLGLVMFQRYVVARTRSIAVAGDHLHYQGDLLMNAAVIAAVLIAGTGFTEADGIFGIMIALYIGHGAYGIGRNAIDMLMDREFSDADRETIFNLVMGSPDVRGLHELKTRHAGRDSFIQLHIEVDGEMTVREGHLVGDEIEATLSEAFPHAEILIHIDPPSEYSGQMTAAEVPMPEKET comes from the coding sequence ATGATCCTTGCGACCTTCGCTTCGATGAGCGTGGCGACGATCCTTGTTGTCACCAAGGCGCTTGTCTGGTGGGTGTCGGGCTCGGTCGCGATGCTCGGCTCCATGGCCGATAGCGCGCTTGATCTGCTCGCCTCTGCCATCACCTTCCTTGCCGTCCGCATGGCCGTGATGCCGCCCGATGACGATCACCGTTTTGGCCACGGCAAGGCGGAAGCCATTGCGGGGCTTATCCAGGCCGGCATTATCATGGCCTCGTCATTCTTCATTCTCCTCGAATCCTCGGCGCGGCTCTATAACCCGGTGCCGGTGCAGGCGACGGGGCCGGTTATCGCGGTTTCGGTTCTCTCGATCGTCCTGTCGCTCGGCCTTGTGATGTTCCAGCGCTATGTGGTGGCGCGCACGCGGTCGATCGCGGTGGCGGGTGATCATCTGCACTATCAGGGTGACCTGCTGATGAATGCGGCGGTGATCGCCGCTGTGCTGATCGCCGGCACCGGCTTCACCGAGGCCGACGGCATCTTCGGCATCATGATCGCGCTTTATATCGGTCACGGGGCCTACGGCATCGGACGCAATGCCATCGACATGCTGATGGACCGCGAGTTCAGCGATGCCGACCGCGAGACGATCTTCAATCTGGTGATGGGCAGCCCCGATGTGCGCGGCCTGCATGAGCTGAAAACCCGCCACGCGGGCCGCGACAGTTTCATCCAGCTGCATATCGAGGTCGACGGCGAGATGACGGTCCGCGAAGGGCATCTGGTGGGCGACGAGATCGAGGCGACCCTCAGCGAAGCCTTCCCGCACGCGGAAATACTGATCCATATCGATCCGCCATCAGAATATTCCGGCCAGATGACAGCGGCCGAAGTGCCTATGCCCGAGAAGGAAACCTGA
- a CDS encoding ArsC family reductase, which produces MLTLYGIPNCDTVKKARTWLEGQGIAYKFHDFRKDGLTAELAGAMLDALGGDQVINRRGTTWRKFDAARQAAAESRDGAIALMLAEPSVIKRPVWHKGGDWRLGFAPKDQDAIGTWAAA; this is translated from the coding sequence ATGCTGACGCTTTACGGCATCCCCAATTGCGACACCGTGAAAAAGGCCCGTACCTGGCTTGAAGGGCAGGGCATTGCCTACAAGTTCCACGATTTTCGCAAGGACGGGCTGACGGCGGAACTGGCCGGGGCGATGCTTGATGCGCTCGGCGGGGATCAGGTGATCAACCGGCGTGGCACCACATGGCGCAAGTTTGATGCGGCCCGGCAGGCGGCGGCGGAAAGCCGTGATGGTGCCATCGCGCTGATGCTGGCCGAACCGTCGGTGATCAAACGCCCTGTCTGGCACAAGGGTGGCGACTGGCGGCTTGGTTTCGCACCGAAGGATCAGGATGCCATCGGTACATGGGCGGCGGCCTGA
- a CDS encoding PhzF family phenazine biosynthesis protein, with amino-acid sequence MQEVSIYQVDAFTSRAFGGNPAAICPVPAFLDPSVMQSIARENNLSETAFIVPREDRAEADYDLRWFTPSLEVDLCGHATLASGLVVIRHLEPALETVRFATRSGILQVTKRADGKLALEMPTLMPTPVTAPDGLAEAMGAIPEAVLHRGRDYLLIYREPQIIQRLHPDMRALQAYAPYGFIATAPGTDGVDFVSRCFFPNHGIPEDPVTGSAHCLSGPYWAERFGRSELHALQISARGGELWITVKGDRIELAGSAVEVMRGALYLSH; translated from the coding sequence ATGCAGGAAGTTTCGATTTATCAGGTAGACGCCTTCACCAGCAGGGCATTCGGCGGTAATCCGGCGGCAATCTGCCCGGTGCCGGCGTTTCTTGACCCGTCGGTGATGCAGTCGATCGCGCGAGAGAATAACCTCTCTGAGACGGCCTTCATCGTGCCGCGCGAGGACCGCGCCGAGGCTGACTATGACCTGCGCTGGTTCACCCCGTCGCTCGAGGTTGACCTGTGCGGCCATGCCACGCTTGCCTCTGGACTTGTTGTCATCCGGCATCTGGAACCGGCCCTTGAGACCGTCCGCTTCGCCACGCGGTCGGGCATCCTTCAGGTGACGAAACGGGCAGACGGCAAGCTGGCGCTTGAAATGCCGACGCTGATGCCGACCCCCGTGACAGCGCCTGATGGCCTCGCCGAAGCGATGGGTGCGATCCCGGAAGCGGTGCTGCACCGGGGACGGGACTATTTGCTGATTTACCGCGAGCCCCAGATCATCCAGCGCCTGCATCCCGACATGCGCGCTCTGCAGGCCTATGCGCCCTATGGCTTCATCGCGACGGCGCCGGGGACAGACGGGGTCGATTTCGTATCCCGCTGCTTCTTCCCGAACCACGGTATCCCGGAAGATCCGGTCACCGGTTCCGCCCACTGCCTTTCGGGGCCTTACTGGGCCGAACGCTTCGGCCGGAGCGAGCTGCATGCCCTTCAGATTTCAGCGCGCGGGGGGGAGCTCTGGATCACGGTTAAGGGTGATCGTATCGAGCTTGCAGGATCAGCCGTTGAAGTCATGCGCGGAGCGCTCTACCTTTCCCATTGA
- a CDS encoding glutathione peroxidase → MTNVYDFEMPRLNGQPQALADYRGKVLLIVNTASKCGFTPQYEGLEKLYQDYKDRGLVILGFPCNQFGSQEPGSEDDIGEFCQINYGVSFPMFSKIDVNGRGAAPLYKFLRKARKGFLGSERIKWNFTKFLLDRDGNVVRRFASISKPEAIRPDIEALL, encoded by the coding sequence ATGACCAATGTCTATGATTTCGAAATGCCGCGGCTGAATGGCCAGCCGCAAGCGCTTGCTGATTATCGCGGCAAGGTGCTTCTTATCGTCAACACGGCGTCCAAATGCGGCTTCACGCCGCAATATGAGGGGCTTGAGAAACTGTATCAGGATTACAAGGATCGCGGCCTTGTGATCCTTGGCTTCCCCTGCAACCAGTTCGGGTCGCAGGAGCCGGGCTCGGAAGACGATATCGGCGAATTCTGCCAGATCAATTATGGCGTCAGCTTCCCGATGTTCTCGAAAATCGATGTGAACGGGCGGGGTGCAGCGCCGCTCTACAAGTTCCTGCGGAAGGCCCGCAAAGGCTTCCTCGGGTCCGAGCGAATCAAATGGAACTTCACCAAGTTCCTTCTGGACCGCGACGGCAACGTGGTCCGGCGTTTTGCCTCGATCTCGAAGCCCGAGGCAATCCGGCCCGATATCGAGGCCCTGCTTTAG
- a CDS encoding NAD(P)-binding protein — protein MMARRSITRRDFLNGVAITGAAFGLAPAEAFAKGLIAGDPKWVYPPERTGMRGSHEGSFEVAHAISWEGKVFDRPKKALDRPYDLIVVGGGISGLTTARLARDRLGASARILILDNHDDFGGHAKRNEFLVKGKRLIGYGGSQSIDSPKSYSPAAREFIQSLGIETEKFYRYYDRSWASRRNLGTATYLDKETYGSDRLLKVREAGNWGLGWSWSTEEEKAEYAALIDSLPFPAEELAAFRRLVLDKPDWLGDMPIEARASYLKSHSLQYCLKNHAGISDGIYSLFGRTSLGLWGIGWDAVSALEAVREGHFATEGVKLDEGTFDYGPHGEEPYIFHFPDGNAGVARMIVADLLPDALRAGSMEEGVEARAHYDRLDRAENGVRIRLRSTAVNIANTGEGAEVTYVRDGRAERVTGAKVIFAGYAHILPYILPELPAEQIEAIRWPKKVPLAYINVALTNWHAFAENGVSSFFAPGKKLHQAALDFPVSIGNYRFADNPDDPIIAHLSHVPCAPGMPSRDQHVAGRHEMYAMTFEDYEAEVVSLLKGGLGSAFDAERDIAAITVNRWPHGYAYEYNELWDDPTWSPAMGPHLRARQQVGNISIAGSDASAFAYVDGAIDAAVRAVREQFGG, from the coding sequence ATGATGGCGAGACGATCGATCACACGGCGCGACTTCCTGAACGGGGTCGCGATCACTGGGGCAGCCTTCGGCCTTGCCCCTGCAGAGGCATTCGCAAAAGGCCTGATCGCGGGCGATCCCAAATGGGTCTATCCGCCCGAACGCACCGGCATGCGCGGCAGCCATGAAGGCAGCTTCGAGGTCGCCCATGCGATTTCGTGGGAAGGCAAGGTGTTTGACCGGCCGAAGAAGGCATTGGACCGCCCCTATGACCTGATTGTCGTCGGCGGCGGCATCAGCGGATTGACGACGGCGCGGCTCGCACGCGACCGGCTGGGCGCCAGTGCGCGCATCCTGATCCTTGATAACCACGATGATTTTGGCGGCCACGCCAAGCGCAACGAGTTTCTGGTGAAGGGCAAGCGGCTGATCGGTTATGGCGGCAGCCAGTCGATCGACAGCCCCAAAAGCTACAGCCCGGCGGCCCGCGAGTTCATCCAGTCGCTCGGGATCGAGACCGAGAAATTCTACCGCTACTACGACCGCTCGTGGGCATCGCGCCGCAACCTTGGCACCGCCACTTACCTTGATAAGGAAACCTACGGCAGCGACCGGCTGCTGAAGGTGCGCGAGGCTGGCAACTGGGGGCTCGGCTGGTCTTGGTCTACGGAAGAGGAAAAGGCCGAATATGCAGCGCTGATCGACAGCCTGCCGTTCCCGGCCGAGGAACTTGCCGCATTCCGCCGTCTGGTGCTTGATAAGCCGGACTGGCTGGGTGACATGCCCATCGAGGCGCGGGCTTCTTATCTGAAATCGCATTCGCTGCAGTATTGCCTGAAAAACCATGCCGGGATTTCGGACGGCATCTACAGCCTCTTTGGGCGCACGTCGCTGGGCCTTTGGGGGATCGGCTGGGATGCCGTGTCGGCGCTTGAAGCCGTGCGCGAGGGGCATTTCGCGACCGAAGGGGTCAAGCTTGACGAAGGCACCTTCGACTATGGCCCGCACGGGGAAGAGCCCTATATCTTCCACTTCCCGGACGGCAACGCCGGGGTAGCGCGGATGATCGTTGCCGACCTGCTGCCCGATGCACTCCGTGCCGGCAGCATGGAAGAAGGCGTCGAGGCCCGCGCGCATTATGACAGGCTGGACCGTGCCGAGAATGGCGTGCGCATCCGCCTGCGTTCCACCGCCGTCAATATCGCCAACACGGGCGAGGGCGCGGAGGTGACCTATGTGCGCGACGGAAGGGCGGAACGGGTGACGGGCGCGAAGGTCATCTTCGCCGGATACGCCCATATCCTGCCTTACATCCTGCCCGAGCTGCCGGCTGAGCAGATCGAGGCGATCCGCTGGCCCAAGAAAGTGCCGCTTGCCTATATTAATGTGGCGCTCACCAACTGGCATGCCTTTGCCGAAAACGGTGTCAGTTCCTTCTTCGCGCCGGGCAAGAAACTGCATCAGGCTGCGCTCGATTTCCCGGTCAGCATCGGCAATTACCGTTTTGCCGACAATCCGGATGATCCGATCATCGCGCACCTCTCGCATGTGCCTTGCGCGCCCGGCATGCCCTCGCGCGACCAGCACGTGGCGGGCCGGCACGAAATGTATGCCATGACGTTCGAGGATTATGAGGCCGAGGTCGTGTCGCTCCTCAAGGGCGGGCTTGGCAGCGCCTTCGATGCCGAGCGCGACATTGCCGCCATCACGGTGAACCGCTGGCCGCACGGCTATGCCTACGAATATAACGAACTGTGGGACGACCCGACCTGGAGCCCGGCCATGGGGCCGCACCTTCGGGCACGCCAGCAGGTCGGCAATATATCCATCGCGGGGAGCGATGCTTCGGCCTTCGCCTATGTGGACGGGGCCATCGATGCGGCGGTGCGCGCCGTGAGGGAACAATTCGGGGGATAA